The following proteins are co-located in the Microbacterium immunditiarum genome:
- a CDS encoding beta-galactosidase yields the protein MSAARAGWSSPTRIRFGGDYNPEQHPERVWVEDVRLMREARVDLVNVGVFAWSWLEPADGEFDFSGMDRVLDLLHAAGIGVGLGTATASPPPWLTHAHPEILPRTADGTVLGPGSRQHYAPSSPVFRRYAARLTGAVAERYARHPAVRLWHVGNEYGCHVPIDCSDAAASAFRVWLEERYTSVDALNEAWGTMFWSHRYRSFDEVQPPARMPHIPNPGHLLDFRRFSSDALLECFLMEKRIIRAAGGEQPVTTNLIGPFPTIDFWRWAPHLDIVSVDCYPDLGHPDGFREAAFHCDLARSLAGDKPWLRMEASPEPAAGRAAIGPRDRGLASALAWQAVGRGADGIQFFQWRQSSAGAERFHPAMVPHAGTDTHTWAEMTRLGAELASFAPPVGSDADGARVAVVLDVENWWALEAPDLPVRVDFSHVVQRWYRALHAAHIAVDLVPSTADLSSYRLVIAPQLFLLSDSAAEGLRRFAEAGGVLFVGAYSDVVDESGRIRDGGHLRGLGETLGVGVAGHFALALRDAAASVPVEGSVAFAGESLVEDVRPMSGTEVVSRFGGGRFVDRPALTRVAVGEGSAWYAATIPDAAGTATLVARMLADARVSAEVPGLPASVEFMRRGELVTLIAHGEQVTVDLRGWETLDGRRLADRELVALDVLHMRRAAVAGGER from the coding sequence GTGAGCGCCGCGAGAGCGGGCTGGTCGTCGCCGACCCGCATCCGCTTCGGCGGGGACTACAACCCCGAGCAGCACCCGGAGCGCGTGTGGGTGGAAGACGTGCGGCTCATGCGCGAGGCGCGCGTCGACCTCGTGAACGTCGGCGTGTTCGCGTGGTCGTGGCTCGAGCCCGCGGACGGCGAGTTCGACTTCTCGGGGATGGACCGTGTGCTCGACCTCCTGCACGCCGCCGGCATCGGCGTGGGGCTTGGCACCGCGACGGCCTCGCCGCCGCCGTGGCTCACGCACGCGCATCCCGAGATCCTGCCGCGCACTGCCGATGGCACCGTGCTCGGGCCCGGCAGCCGCCAGCACTACGCGCCCAGTTCGCCGGTGTTCCGCCGGTATGCGGCGAGGCTGACCGGTGCCGTCGCCGAGCGCTACGCGCGGCATCCCGCCGTCCGCCTGTGGCACGTCGGCAACGAATACGGATGCCACGTTCCCATCGACTGCTCGGATGCCGCCGCATCCGCCTTTCGCGTGTGGCTCGAGGAGCGATACACGTCGGTCGACGCGCTCAACGAGGCATGGGGCACGATGTTCTGGTCGCACAGATACCGGTCGTTCGATGAGGTGCAGCCGCCGGCACGGATGCCGCACATCCCGAACCCGGGACACCTCCTCGACTTCCGCCGCTTCAGCTCGGACGCGCTTCTCGAGTGCTTCCTCATGGAGAAGCGGATCATCCGCGCGGCGGGCGGGGAGCAGCCGGTCACGACGAACCTCATCGGGCCGTTCCCGACGATCGACTTCTGGCGGTGGGCGCCGCACCTCGACATCGTCAGCGTCGACTGCTACCCCGATCTCGGGCACCCGGACGGGTTCCGCGAAGCCGCGTTCCACTGCGATCTCGCCCGATCGCTCGCCGGCGACAAGCCGTGGCTGCGCATGGAGGCCTCGCCCGAGCCGGCCGCCGGGAGGGCGGCCATCGGCCCACGAGATCGCGGTCTCGCGAGCGCGCTCGCGTGGCAGGCCGTCGGGCGCGGAGCCGACGGGATCCAGTTCTTCCAATGGCGCCAGAGCTCCGCAGGGGCCGAGCGCTTCCATCCGGCGATGGTGCCGCACGCCGGCACCGACACGCACACGTGGGCCGAGATGACGCGACTCGGTGCGGAACTGGCGTCGTTCGCGCCCCCCGTGGGGTCGGACGCCGACGGCGCGCGCGTCGCGGTCGTCCTCGACGTGGAGAACTGGTGGGCGCTCGAGGCGCCCGACCTCCCGGTGCGGGTCGACTTCTCGCACGTCGTGCAGCGCTGGTATCGAGCCCTTCACGCCGCGCACATCGCGGTCGACCTCGTGCCGTCGACCGCGGACCTCTCGTCGTACCGCCTCGTGATCGCGCCGCAGCTGTTCCTGTTGTCGGACAGCGCCGCCGAAGGCCTGCGGCGGTTCGCCGAGGCCGGGGGCGTGCTCTTCGTGGGGGCGTACAGCGATGTCGTCGACGAGTCGGGCCGCATCCGCGACGGCGGACACCTCCGGGGGCTGGGTGAGACGCTCGGCGTCGGTGTCGCCGGCCATTTCGCGCTCGCACTTCGGGATGCGGCTGCTTCCGTCCCCGTCGAGGGATCCGTGGCGTTCGCGGGCGAGTCCCTCGTCGAGGATGTCCGCCCGATGAGCGGCACCGAAGTCGTGTCGCGGTTCGGGGGCGGGCGATTCGTCGACAGGCCCGCCCTCACGCGCGTCGCGGTCGGTGAGGGATCGGCGTGGTACGCGGCCACGATCCCGGATGCCGCGGGCACTGCCACGCTCGTGGCGCGAATGCTCGCCGACGCGCGAGTCTCGGCCGAGGTGCCCGGGCTCCCGGCATCCGTCGAGTTCATGCGCCGCGGTGAGCTGGTCACCCTCATCGCCCACGGCGAGCAGGTGACCGTCGACCTGCGCGGCTGGGAGACGCTCGACGGCCGGCGGCTGGCCGATCGTGAGCTCGTAGCGCTCGACGTGCTGCACATGCGCCGCGCGGCGGTCGCCGGGGGAGAGCGATGA
- a CDS encoding aldo/keto reductase — MTDAPPGLALGTMLFGTKTPEPVAFALLDRFVERGGMWIDTADCYAFWLSESGRGDDSERVIGRWLAARPGLRDSVRISTKVGAEPADDRSWRGWPGNREGLSKVAVLRAVEASLARLGVDRVDLLWLHQEDRSVPIEETADAADELVREGAVDRIGASNHPAWRVERARAHALARGARPIDAVQLAATYLRPRPGATIPGNDHLFGQLSDEQLDHARETGMEVWAYTPLLRGAYDDPARAIPDAFRHEGSDRRLAALNRVAARHRATAGQIVLAWLMHREPGMRPIVGASSLAQLDHALDSADILLSADDLAELDGVDG, encoded by the coding sequence ATGACGGATGCCCCACCCGGCCTCGCGCTCGGCACGATGCTCTTCGGCACGAAGACCCCCGAGCCCGTCGCGTTCGCGCTCCTCGACAGGTTCGTCGAGCGCGGAGGGATGTGGATCGACACGGCCGACTGCTATGCCTTCTGGCTCAGCGAATCGGGTCGCGGCGACGACAGTGAGCGCGTGATCGGGAGATGGCTGGCCGCTCGGCCGGGCCTCCGGGACTCCGTCCGCATCTCGACGAAGGTGGGTGCCGAGCCGGCCGATGACCGCTCGTGGCGCGGCTGGCCGGGCAACCGCGAAGGGTTGTCGAAGGTGGCCGTGCTCCGCGCCGTCGAGGCCTCGCTCGCGCGTCTCGGCGTGGACCGCGTGGATCTGCTGTGGCTTCATCAGGAGGACCGCTCCGTTCCGATCGAGGAGACCGCGGATGCCGCTGACGAGCTCGTCCGCGAGGGCGCCGTCGACCGCATCGGGGCGTCCAACCACCCCGCGTGGCGCGTCGAGCGGGCTCGTGCACACGCGCTCGCCCGGGGAGCTCGCCCGATCGACGCCGTCCAGCTCGCCGCGACGTACCTGCGGCCTCGGCCCGGAGCGACGATCCCCGGCAACGACCACCTGTTCGGGCAGTTGAGCGACGAGCAGCTCGACCACGCTCGCGAGACCGGCATGGAGGTGTGGGCGTACACGCCGCTTCTCCGCGGCGCGTATGACGACCCGGCCCGCGCGATACCCGACGCCTTCCGACACGAAGGGAGCGACCGGCGGCTCGCTGCCCTGAATCGAGTCGCCGCCAGACACCGCGCGACCGCGGGCCAGATCGTCCTCGCGTGGCTCATGCACAGGGAGCCCGGCATGCGCCCCATCGTCGGCGCCTCGAGCCTTGCGCAGCTCGACCACGCGCTCGACTCCGCTGACATTCTTCTGTCGGCGGACGACCTCGCCGAACTGGACGGTGTCGACGGGTGA
- a CDS encoding bifunctional 4-hydroxy-2-oxoglutarate aldolase/2-dehydro-3-deoxy-phosphogluconate aldolase, protein MVIARGLGVDATLALAERAWDAGVALVEVPIQTAADVAALTALAERAAERGLAVGAGTVVEADQVALARDAGATFTVSPGCDDDVVTASLDAGLPTLPGVATATDVHRARRHGLRWLKAFPASVLGPEWPRALHGPFPDARFVATGGITAENALAFLEGGARAVAVGSGLAGERALGALAALGGAEVR, encoded by the coding sequence GTGGTCATCGCGCGGGGCCTCGGCGTCGACGCGACCCTCGCGCTCGCGGAGCGCGCGTGGGACGCCGGCGTCGCGCTCGTCGAGGTGCCGATCCAGACGGCAGCGGATGTCGCGGCGCTCACCGCCCTCGCCGAGCGGGCGGCCGAGCGTGGACTCGCGGTCGGCGCCGGCACGGTCGTCGAGGCGGACCAGGTGGCCCTTGCGCGCGACGCCGGAGCGACGTTCACGGTGAGCCCGGGCTGCGATGACGATGTCGTCACGGCGAGCCTTGACGCGGGGCTCCCGACCCTCCCGGGGGTGGCCACGGCGACCGACGTGCACCGTGCGCGCCGTCACGGGCTGCGGTGGCTGAAGGCCTTCCCCGCGAGCGTGCTCGGACCCGAGTGGCCGCGCGCCCTGCACGGGCCGTTCCCCGACGCGCGGTTCGTCGCGACCGGGGGCATCACAGCCGAGAACGCCCTCGCGTTCCTCGAAGGAGGAGCGCGAGCCGTGGCAGTGGGCTCGGGGCTGGCCGGCGAGCGCGCCCTCGGCGCTCTCGCGGCGCTCGGCGGGGCGGAAGTGCGGTGA
- a CDS encoding glycoside hydrolase family 3 N-terminal domain-containing protein → MYEPFRDPTLTPRERVDDLLRRMSLREKIGQLNQRLLGWRAWRRDGEGISLTSELDDELARWGGLGALYGMLRADAWSGRDWETGADPARSADVAAAIQQRVRAASRWGIPALFVEEAPHGHQALGSQLLPVNLAAAATWRPELLEEAAAHVGAELAARGAHLALVSGLDILRDPRWGRAEETFGEDPLLAAHFTRALVRGLQRQAGIGAVLKHFAGQGAGIGGRNSSGAPLGPRELAEIHFPAARAGIDEGAVGVMAAYNDIDGVPCVADRTLLTDTLRDDWGFEGIVMADMFAVDRLMRATTDAAHAGAVALRAGVDLSMCDLSFTELELAVERGLLTEADVDVACARVLELKVRLGLLDGDPPRVAFPSPTPDIAEAIASASLVLLRDERGVLPLPREARVAIVGPNADDVEALLGDYVPPLPPGVASSIREAIGRIGGIDPPFEAGCALTEPIDGGLERAAAVARESDAVVLVLGSSSGRSYDDDFQANGAAALGGRPPGATTGEGFDVAEVRLPRAQRDLVEAVTGAGVPTVAVIVSGRPLGVEEVLDRCDATIYAWYPGPQGGQAVAGALFSQRDWTGRLPVSLPRSSGSLPVTYNERLETTLRYVDGDAAAVVSFGAGARDDRIRLSDPRGPLRVAWRELPGTVVSVRVRNDGARAADVLVQLYARARVPGILPRRAVLVGFAHERIEPGSTRRAEMTIDRDARTGFEEGASGLLDLWFSTTGAGEPVDAITIEVC, encoded by the coding sequence ATGTACGAGCCGTTCCGCGACCCGACGCTCACTCCGCGTGAGCGCGTGGACGACCTGCTGCGTCGCATGTCGCTGCGCGAGAAGATCGGGCAGCTCAATCAGCGCCTGCTCGGCTGGCGCGCATGGCGCCGCGACGGCGAAGGCATCTCGCTCACGAGCGAGCTCGACGACGAGCTGGCCCGTTGGGGCGGGCTCGGCGCCCTGTACGGCATGCTCCGCGCCGACGCATGGTCCGGGCGGGACTGGGAGACCGGCGCGGATCCGGCGCGGTCGGCGGACGTGGCCGCCGCGATCCAGCAGCGCGTGCGCGCCGCGTCCCGGTGGGGCATCCCCGCGCTGTTCGTCGAGGAGGCGCCGCACGGGCACCAGGCCCTCGGGTCGCAGCTGCTGCCGGTCAACCTCGCCGCCGCGGCGACGTGGCGGCCGGAGCTGCTCGAAGAGGCGGCGGCGCACGTCGGCGCGGAGCTCGCCGCACGAGGCGCGCACCTCGCGCTCGTCTCGGGACTCGACATCCTCCGCGACCCGCGGTGGGGGCGCGCCGAAGAGACCTTCGGCGAGGATCCGCTCCTCGCCGCGCATTTCACGCGGGCGCTCGTCCGCGGCCTGCAGCGTCAGGCGGGCATCGGCGCCGTGCTCAAGCACTTCGCGGGGCAAGGCGCGGGCATCGGCGGGCGCAACAGCTCCGGGGCGCCGCTCGGTCCGCGCGAGCTTGCCGAGATCCACTTCCCCGCGGCGCGCGCCGGCATCGACGAGGGCGCCGTCGGCGTCATGGCGGCCTACAACGACATCGACGGCGTCCCGTGCGTCGCCGACCGGACCCTGCTCACCGACACGCTGCGCGACGACTGGGGGTTCGAGGGCATCGTGATGGCCGACATGTTCGCCGTCGACCGGCTCATGAGGGCGACGACGGATGCCGCGCACGCGGGTGCCGTCGCGCTGCGCGCCGGTGTGGACCTCAGCATGTGCGACCTCTCGTTCACCGAGCTCGAGCTCGCCGTCGAGCGCGGACTCCTCACCGAAGCCGACGTCGACGTGGCGTGCGCGCGCGTGCTCGAGCTCAAGGTGCGACTCGGGCTCCTCGACGGGGATCCGCCGCGCGTCGCGTTCCCTTCACCGACGCCCGACATCGCCGAGGCGATCGCCTCGGCCTCCCTGGTGCTCCTGCGCGACGAGCGCGGCGTGCTCCCCCTCCCGCGGGAGGCGCGCGTCGCGATCGTCGGCCCGAACGCGGACGACGTCGAGGCGCTGCTCGGCGACTACGTCCCGCCGCTCCCACCGGGCGTCGCGTCGAGCATCCGCGAAGCCATCGGCCGCATCGGCGGCATCGATCCCCCGTTCGAGGCGGGGTGCGCCCTGACCGAGCCGATCGACGGCGGTCTGGAGCGCGCCGCCGCCGTTGCACGCGAGTCGGATGCCGTCGTCCTGGTGCTCGGCTCCAGCAGCGGCCGCTCCTACGACGACGACTTCCAGGCGAACGGCGCGGCGGCACTCGGCGGCCGTCCGCCCGGCGCGACGACCGGAGAGGGGTTCGACGTCGCCGAAGTGCGCCTTCCCCGCGCGCAGCGCGACCTCGTCGAGGCGGTCACCGGCGCGGGCGTGCCGACCGTCGCCGTCATCGTGTCGGGCCGCCCGCTCGGCGTCGAGGAGGTGCTCGACCGGTGCGACGCGACGATCTACGCGTGGTATCCCGGACCACAGGGCGGCCAGGCCGTCGCCGGAGCGCTGTTCTCACAGCGCGACTGGACGGGTCGCCTTCCCGTGTCGCTGCCGCGCTCGAGCGGCAGCCTCCCTGTGACATACAACGAGCGCCTCGAGACGACGCTCCGCTACGTCGACGGTGACGCGGCCGCGGTGGTGAGCTTCGGGGCGGGCGCGCGCGACGACCGAATCCGCCTGTCCGACCCACGCGGTCCTCTGCGGGTGGCGTGGCGTGAGCTCCCCGGCACGGTCGTGTCCGTGAGGGTGCGCAACGACGGCGCGCGTGCGGCCGACGTCCTCGTGCAGCTCTACGCCCGCGCCCGCGTTCCGGGGATCCTCCCCAGGCGCGCAGTCCTCGTCGGTTTCGCACATGAGCGGATCGAGCCGGGTTCGACCCGTCGGGCCGAGATGACGATCGATCGTGATGCGCGCACGGGATTCGAAGAGGGGGCCTCGGGCCTGCTCGATCTGTGGTTCTCGACCACGGGGGCCGGAGAGCCCGTCGACGCCATCACCATCGAGGTGTGCTGA